A single Crateriforma conspicua DNA region contains:
- a CDS encoding glycosyltransferase family 4 protein, whose protein sequence is MNDDWNVVILHCHFERGGVTQVVCNHIRAICSLSPAPSIHLVAEDRISGLDDFAKATCRVHRVDGFDYDDQVVSPSDLSAKVDALVASLKQMLQDAGMSPGNTVLHWHNHSLGKNVAAADVISRLAGEGWRFLLQIHDFAEDCRPGNVRRLITSMELESPRHWGERIYPCGPRIHYASLTGGDASVLRQIGIDNDRVHTLPNSVRLDDDSNQDVSVQSDPVAIQKVRAAMRLPSDAEWTLYPVRGIRRKNVGEWLLLSRWVPANHYAGITLSPATPIEAESYRRWRSLGRQVAPRAIFDAGLSDQISFTDNLRASRFVLSTSVAEGFGMVYLEPWLAGRRVLARRIDGVVDDFRDAGVDLSGGYDAIPVPLDAPEHAKALQQYQVAVDQAYAGLPASFLVEAIAAAEVHLSPWENTQTLDFAMLTPQHQISILRQCSDDVGFEAACKEGSAPLLEAMKESNSGPREDQIRHNGEVIRNRFGLSAQADRLLHAYRMLLSIDDPPSLEHPASASQAFGRIVQSHRFFPCRTEDPIAG, encoded by the coding sequence TTGAACGACGATTGGAATGTGGTCATCTTGCACTGTCACTTTGAACGTGGTGGTGTCACCCAAGTCGTATGCAATCACATTCGCGCGATTTGTTCGTTAAGCCCTGCCCCGTCGATTCATTTGGTGGCCGAAGATCGGATCTCGGGCTTGGATGACTTTGCCAAGGCGACATGCCGGGTCCATCGAGTCGACGGATTTGACTATGACGACCAAGTGGTTTCGCCGTCAGATTTGTCGGCCAAGGTCGACGCATTGGTCGCGTCGTTGAAGCAGATGTTGCAAGACGCCGGAATGTCGCCCGGCAATACCGTTCTGCACTGGCATAACCACAGCTTGGGCAAGAATGTTGCCGCCGCCGATGTGATTTCAAGACTGGCCGGCGAAGGTTGGCGGTTCTTGTTGCAGATACATGATTTTGCCGAAGATTGTCGACCGGGCAATGTTCGACGCTTGATCACGTCCATGGAGTTGGAATCCCCGAGGCATTGGGGGGAGCGAATCTATCCCTGTGGTCCAAGGATTCACTATGCGTCTTTGACCGGGGGCGATGCCAGTGTCTTGCGTCAGATCGGCATCGACAACGATCGCGTTCACACGTTGCCCAACAGTGTGCGTTTGGATGATGATTCCAATCAGGACGTATCTGTTCAAAGTGATCCAGTCGCGATTCAAAAGGTCCGCGCCGCGATGCGTCTGCCCAGTGATGCGGAATGGACGTTGTATCCGGTGCGAGGGATACGGCGAAAGAACGTCGGTGAGTGGTTGTTACTGTCACGATGGGTGCCGGCGAATCACTACGCCGGGATCACCCTGAGTCCGGCAACACCGATTGAGGCGGAGTCGTATCGGCGTTGGCGTTCGTTGGGGCGTCAGGTGGCGCCGCGTGCGATTTTCGACGCCGGACTGTCGGATCAGATTTCATTCACCGACAATCTGCGTGCCAGTCGTTTCGTGTTGTCCACCAGCGTGGCCGAAGGATTCGGGATGGTCTATCTGGAACCGTGGTTGGCCGGACGCCGTGTGTTGGCACGGCGTATCGATGGCGTGGTGGACGACTTTCGTGATGCCGGTGTGGATCTTTCCGGTGGATACGACGCGATTCCCGTTCCATTGGATGCACCGGAGCACGCCAAGGCGTTGCAGCAGTATCAAGTGGCGGTTGATCAGGCGTATGCCGGATTGCCCGCATCCTTTTTGGTCGAAGCGATCGCGGCGGCGGAAGTTCACCTAAGTCCCTGGGAAAACACCCAGACGCTGGACTTTGCAATGTTGACGCCACAGCATCAAATTTCCATCCTTCGGCAATGTTCCGACGACGTCGGTTTCGAAGCCGCGTGCAAGGAAGGCTCGGCACCACTGCTGGAAGCCATGAAGGAATCAAACTCCGGCCCTCGTGAAGATCAGATCCGGCATAACGGCGAAGTCATCCGGAATCGCTTCGGATTGTCCGCCCAGGCCGATCGTTTGCTTCACGCGTATCGCATGTTGTTGTCTATCGATGACCCACCGTCGCTGGAGCATCCCGCTTCGGCATCCCAGGCGTTTGGCCGTATCGTTCAGTCCCACCGTTTCTTTCCCTGCCGAACCGAAGATCCCATCGCCGGATGA
- a CDS encoding carboxypeptidase M32 has protein sequence MSIDDRIFADVCDHARKAAMLQTIADTLEWDERTGMPSAAGEYRAQQVSTLRAQVHRLRTDAKYGEQLATLSEQAAALPPHGDHAATIRELNVDFRRDSKLPEDLVQRLSLATVRGQQSWDAARKADDYRQFKPALAEILALKKEQADRYREGSDATLYESLLDEFEPGGREAKLAEVFQELRSELVPMIEAIGRSPNQPDLQCVRGPFDLDRQRAFSHQVCESIGFDFSRGRLDETSHPFCTTLGPDDIRILTRYESTWLPGGLYGSMHEAGHGIYEQGLRADWFGLPPGSYASLSVHESQSRLWENQVGRSRAFWQWLLPQATEVLDSSLEGVSADEFYFATNAVGPSLIRVEADEATYNLHIIIRFDLERQLIAGDLSVDQLPEAWNARYESDLGIRPTSDADGVLQDVHWSAGLFGYFPTYTLGNLIAAQLFATVQAAMPDLEHQIATGEFGPLCHWLRKNVHEPGKCYRTPQLVQKVTGNDLSAAPLISYLKDKLSSLYQF, from the coding sequence ATGTCGATCGACGACCGCATCTTTGCCGACGTATGTGACCACGCGCGAAAGGCGGCGATGCTGCAGACCATCGCCGACACATTGGAATGGGACGAACGTACCGGAATGCCGTCGGCCGCCGGTGAGTATCGCGCCCAGCAGGTTTCCACACTTCGTGCTCAGGTGCATCGTTTAAGAACCGATGCGAAGTACGGCGAACAGCTAGCGACGTTGTCCGAACAGGCCGCGGCATTGCCGCCACACGGTGATCACGCCGCAACCATTCGTGAACTGAATGTGGACTTTCGTCGCGACAGCAAATTGCCCGAAGACTTGGTGCAGCGCCTTTCCCTCGCCACCGTTCGTGGCCAGCAGTCGTGGGATGCCGCTCGCAAGGCGGACGACTATCGCCAATTCAAACCCGCGTTGGCAGAAATCCTAGCACTGAAGAAGGAACAGGCCGATCGGTATCGCGAGGGCAGCGATGCGACGCTGTACGAAAGTCTGTTGGACGAGTTCGAACCCGGCGGTCGCGAAGCGAAGTTGGCAGAAGTCTTTCAAGAACTGCGGTCCGAATTGGTGCCGATGATCGAGGCGATCGGTCGCTCACCGAACCAACCCGATCTGCAATGCGTTCGTGGGCCCTTTGATTTGGATCGGCAACGTGCGTTCAGCCATCAGGTCTGCGAATCGATCGGGTTTGATTTTTCCCGTGGCCGACTGGACGAAACTTCGCACCCGTTCTGCACCACACTGGGGCCGGACGATATCCGCATCCTGACACGCTACGAATCGACGTGGTTACCCGGTGGCCTGTACGGGTCGATGCACGAGGCGGGGCACGGAATCTATGAACAGGGTTTGCGTGCCGATTGGTTCGGTCTGCCGCCTGGATCGTATGCGTCGCTCAGCGTGCACGAATCGCAATCGCGTCTGTGGGAAAACCAAGTCGGCCGCAGCCGTGCATTTTGGCAGTGGTTGCTGCCGCAGGCCACCGAAGTTCTGGATTCTAGTTTGGAAGGCGTGTCGGCAGACGAGTTTTACTTTGCAACCAACGCGGTCGGCCCCAGCCTGATTCGTGTCGAAGCCGACGAAGCCACTTACAACCTGCACATCATCATCCGCTTTGACCTGGAACGCCAGTTGATCGCGGGCGACCTGTCGGTCGATCAGTTACCCGAAGCCTGGAATGCGCGGTACGAGTCGGACCTGGGAATCCGCCCGACCTCCGACGCCGATGGGGTTCTGCAAGACGTGCACTGGAGCGCTGGGTTGTTCGGATATTTCCCGACCTACACCCTGGGAAACCTGATCGCCGCGCAGTTGTTTGCGACCGTTCAAGCTGCGATGCCGGATCTGGAACACCAGATTGCCACAGGTGAATTTGGACCACTTTGCCATTGGTTGCGGAAGAACGTTCACGAACCGGGCAAGTGTTACCGGACGCCCCAGTTGGTACAGAAAGTAACCGGCAACGATTTGTCGGCGGCGCCGCTGATCAGCTACCTGAAGGACAAGCTGTCGTCGCTGTACCAATTTTGA
- a CDS encoding putative 2-dehydropantoate 2-reductase: MQRYAIIGSGALGGLYGARLAAAGHEVHFLFRSDYQHVRQHGLKVDSVWGDLHLHDVNAYQCADDMPPCDVTIVALKTTQNHHLPKLLAGPTAGGGAVLVLQNGLDVEADSAQVVGVQRTLGGCCFLCSNKVGPGHIKHIDYGRIVFGEYSPQAGVSDRAARIASELNAAGVEAIATDDLLLTRWRKLMWNITFNGLSVVCDASTDQLMDGRWGEQLSLSLVREVHAAAAACGVSIAEDAIGTTIEHTRKMVPYDSSMRLDFLNGRPMEVEAIFGNPLRAAQAAGFDAPRIEMLYRQLKVLDQLRRGSQAASASSSAAT; this comes from the coding sequence ATGCAACGCTACGCAATCATCGGCAGTGGGGCGCTGGGCGGGCTGTACGGCGCCCGTTTGGCGGCGGCGGGACACGAGGTCCACTTTCTGTTCCGTTCTGATTATCAGCATGTCCGGCAACACGGATTGAAAGTCGATAGCGTCTGGGGTGATCTGCACCTGCATGACGTGAACGCTTATCAGTGTGCGGATGACATGCCGCCTTGTGACGTGACCATTGTCGCTTTGAAGACGACGCAAAACCATCATTTGCCGAAACTGTTGGCCGGTCCGACGGCCGGCGGTGGGGCTGTGTTGGTGCTTCAAAATGGCCTGGACGTCGAAGCGGATTCGGCACAAGTGGTCGGCGTGCAGCGTACGCTGGGGGGATGTTGTTTTCTGTGCAGTAATAAGGTGGGCCCCGGGCACATCAAACACATCGATTACGGGCGGATCGTGTTCGGTGAATACAGCCCTCAAGCCGGCGTATCGGATCGGGCGGCACGAATCGCATCCGAATTGAATGCCGCGGGAGTGGAAGCGATCGCGACCGACGACCTTCTGCTAACACGTTGGCGAAAGCTGATGTGGAACATCACGTTCAATGGATTGTCGGTGGTCTGTGACGCCAGTACTGACCAGCTGATGGACGGTCGATGGGGAGAACAACTATCGTTGTCATTGGTCCGCGAAGTGCACGCTGCCGCCGCGGCCTGTGGTGTTTCCATCGCTGAAGATGCGATCGGAACGACGATCGAGCACACTCGCAAGATGGTGCCCTATGACAGCAGCATGAGGCTGGATTTTTTGAATGGGCGCCCGATGGAAGTGGAAGCCATCTTTGGAAATCCGTTACGGGCGGCACAGGCTGCCGGATTCGACGCCCCACGCATCGAAATGCTGTACCGTCAACTGAAAGTGTTGGATCAGCTACGACGGGGCTCTCAGGCTGCTTCTGCTTCAAGCAGTGCCGCGACTTGA
- a CDS encoding P-loop NTPase family protein, producing MTEMSPVFPSDNPFRVRRVKPGAIPYQFVDPEIQQDDLVRRIITPDTGPKLTGPKLIVGPHGSGKTTLLHQLVPRIRQHWGTEIWVTLSSDLSPGENQNLLRRSMGTANHHRHRDPWLVIDGIEQLGRLNGWLLTRFLRRSGTRCLATSHRRILGWDHCFATRLNSELIQRLCDQLLADADPSLRQKVFKNLSSRDLHTTTDLRALWFELYDLVADFEAQDRTTAVR from the coding sequence ATGACCGAAATGTCGCCGGTCTTTCCCAGCGACAATCCGTTTCGGGTCCGACGCGTCAAACCGGGCGCGATTCCCTATCAGTTTGTCGATCCGGAAATTCAGCAGGACGATCTGGTTCGTCGGATCATTACCCCGGACACGGGCCCCAAACTGACCGGCCCGAAGTTAATCGTCGGTCCGCACGGGTCTGGCAAAACCACCTTGTTGCACCAGTTGGTCCCCCGGATCCGACAGCACTGGGGGACAGAAATCTGGGTGACACTTTCATCGGACCTAAGCCCCGGCGAAAATCAAAATCTGCTGCGCCGGTCGATGGGCACGGCCAACCATCACCGTCATCGGGACCCTTGGTTGGTGATCGATGGCATCGAACAACTTGGCCGTTTGAACGGCTGGTTGCTGACCAGGTTTCTACGTCGATCCGGAACACGCTGCTTGGCCACCAGCCATCGACGCATCCTGGGGTGGGACCACTGTTTTGCCACCCGTTTGAACTCGGAATTGATCCAACGTTTGTGCGATCAGTTGCTGGCGGATGCTGATCCGAGTTTGCGCCAGAAGGTTTTTAAAAACCTTTCGTCACGGGACCTTCACACGACGACCGATCTTCGCGCGTTATGGTTTGAGCTGTACGACTTGGTGGCAGACTTTGAAGCTCAGGACCGGACCACGGCGGTCCGCTAG
- a CDS encoding histidinol-phosphatase HisJ family protein, translating into MPAPILYESHCHTPLCKHASGEPTEYAAQALEKNLKGLIVTCHNPMPDGFSARVRMAENELDQYIAMVDQTREEWQDRVDVRLGLEADYFQGYESYVEEQLASADFQFVLGSVHPQLDEFRDRYWQEDLREVQKTYFRLLADAAETGLFDSISHPDLIKNFTVKVWDEPNMMDIIAPSLDRIAKTGVAMELNTSGALKTIQQMNPYPDMLREIAKRNIPITLGADAHVPERVGDRFVEALNLLSECGFQQVSFFLQRRRHDVIIDDALQSLAGPADVRQAS; encoded by the coding sequence ATGCCCGCACCGATCCTATACGAATCCCATTGCCATACGCCTTTGTGCAAACATGCCAGTGGCGAACCGACCGAGTATGCCGCTCAGGCTTTGGAAAAGAACCTTAAGGGTCTGATCGTCACTTGTCATAACCCCATGCCCGACGGATTTTCCGCTCGTGTGCGCATGGCGGAAAATGAATTGGACCAGTACATCGCGATGGTCGACCAGACACGCGAAGAATGGCAAGATCGCGTGGACGTCCGCCTGGGTCTGGAAGCGGACTATTTCCAAGGATACGAATCCTACGTCGAAGAACAGTTGGCCAGCGCCGATTTCCAATTCGTGCTGGGCAGCGTGCACCCCCAGTTGGATGAATTTCGCGACCGCTACTGGCAGGAAGATTTACGCGAAGTCCAGAAAACCTACTTTCGGTTGCTCGCCGATGCCGCGGAAACCGGGTTGTTCGATTCCATCAGTCACCCTGACCTGATCAAGAATTTTACTGTCAAGGTTTGGGACGAGCCGAACATGATGGACATCATCGCGCCGTCGCTTGATCGAATCGCCAAGACGGGCGTTGCGATGGAACTGAACACGTCCGGGGCATTGAAAACGATCCAGCAGATGAACCCGTATCCGGACATGTTGCGGGAAATCGCCAAACGCAACATTCCCATCACCCTGGGTGCCGATGCACACGTGCCCGAACGCGTGGGGGATCGATTCGTCGAAGCATTGAATCTGTTGTCCGAATGCGGCTTTCAACAAGTCAGCTTCTTCCTACAACGCCGTCGCCACGACGTGATCATCGATGACGCGTTACAGAGTTTGGCCGGCCCCGCCGATGTACGCCAAGCGTCTTAG
- the wecB gene encoding non-hydrolyzing UDP-N-acetylglucosamine 2-epimerase encodes MRPFIVLGTRPEAVKLAPLIRHCLERSDDFDPIVCSTGQHREMLEQVLGYFEIQPDVDLRLMKHGQTLAELTASCMQAVTDALIKAKPDCVVVQGDTTTVMTASVAAFYQKIPVVHVEAGLRTGDLWAPWPEEFNRRVAAIVTRLHCAPTEGAANALRREGIDESKIRVTGNTVIDALLWAVGRERANSETWSQKYPFAMADDVVLITGHRRENFGQGLADMCDAIAELSDRHPQAQFIYPVHLNPNVKGPVYQRLDGHDNIHLVPPADYREFVWLMDRARVVLTDSGGVQEEAPSLGCDVFVTREKTERPEAVDAGLAHLVGTDRQKIVDSVSRSLQSVPASGGSTDETKIRNNPYGDGTASVQIADWMAEVFS; translated from the coding sequence ATACGCCCCTTCATCGTGCTGGGAACTCGTCCCGAGGCCGTTAAACTGGCCCCGCTGATCCGTCATTGCTTGGAACGCAGCGACGACTTTGATCCGATCGTTTGCAGCACCGGTCAACACCGCGAAATGCTGGAACAGGTTCTTGGGTATTTTGAAATCCAGCCGGACGTTGATTTGCGTCTGATGAAGCACGGCCAAACATTGGCTGAGTTAACCGCTTCGTGCATGCAGGCGGTCACCGACGCGTTGATCAAAGCCAAACCGGACTGCGTCGTGGTGCAAGGCGACACCACCACCGTGATGACCGCGTCGGTTGCCGCCTTTTATCAGAAGATCCCGGTGGTGCATGTCGAAGCAGGTCTTCGCACCGGAGATCTTTGGGCGCCTTGGCCGGAAGAATTCAATCGTCGCGTCGCCGCCATTGTCACTCGGCTGCACTGTGCCCCCACCGAAGGCGCCGCCAATGCATTACGACGCGAAGGCATCGACGAATCAAAGATTCGCGTGACGGGCAACACCGTGATCGACGCGTTACTGTGGGCGGTTGGTCGCGAGCGAGCCAATTCGGAAACTTGGTCGCAAAAGTATCCTTTCGCGATGGCCGATGACGTGGTCCTGATTACCGGCCACCGTCGCGAGAACTTTGGACAGGGATTGGCGGACATGTGCGACGCCATTGCCGAACTGTCCGATCGCCATCCCCAGGCCCAGTTCATCTATCCGGTGCACCTGAACCCCAACGTCAAAGGCCCGGTTTATCAGCGGCTGGATGGGCATGACAACATCCACTTGGTGCCACCGGCGGACTATCGCGAATTTGTGTGGCTGATGGACCGTGCCCGCGTGGTGCTGACAGATTCGGGCGGGGTTCAAGAAGAAGCGCCGTCGCTGGGCTGTGACGTTTTCGTCACTCGTGAAAAAACCGAGCGACCTGAAGCGGTCGACGCCGGATTGGCACACTTGGTCGGTACCGACCGACAAAAGATCGTCGACAGTGTCTCGCGATCGCTGCAGTCCGTTCCGGCCTCCGGCGGATCCACCGATGAAACCAAAATTCGAAACAATCCCTACGGCGACGGCACAGCGTCGGTCCAGATCGCCGACTGGATGGCGGAAGTGTTCTCCTGA
- a CDS encoding HAD family hydrolase: MNHRNETPSAVVQHQVPMDPLPTSVRPSLKPLRSIRAVIFDVYGTLLISGSGEVGAAVDPPTVDDPASDTGGGEPQDPVRRALRAVCGVDVSVVSKQDLIETIVRENDAHRGADRPNPEVEILDIWSKILDRSDIRSLCGVSHWDARVVSEVAARYEAIANPTWAMPAAAEVITTLRNRDFRLGIVSNAQVFTIDLVQVLAGAALADGPFDLDLCVFSNRFRQSKPGPRLFDVLVHAMEKAGIAPEQAVYVGNDMLNDVWAAGNAGLKTAWYAGDRRSLRDRANDPRCRDKIPDLVVTELTQLLDCLG; encoded by the coding sequence ATGAATCATCGTAACGAAACGCCGTCAGCCGTCGTCCAGCATCAGGTCCCCATGGATCCATTGCCGACGTCGGTCCGGCCGTCGCTGAAGCCGCTGCGGTCGATTCGTGCCGTCATTTTCGATGTCTATGGAACGCTGTTGATCAGCGGCAGCGGTGAAGTCGGTGCCGCCGTCGATCCGCCCACCGTCGATGATCCCGCATCGGATACGGGCGGTGGTGAACCGCAGGATCCGGTGCGGCGTGCCCTTCGTGCGGTTTGTGGCGTCGATGTTTCGGTGGTTTCCAAGCAGGATTTGATTGAAACGATCGTCCGTGAAAACGATGCGCACCGTGGGGCCGATCGCCCAAACCCCGAAGTCGAAATCTTGGACATTTGGTCAAAGATTTTGGACCGCAGCGACATTCGTTCCCTTTGCGGGGTTTCGCATTGGGATGCCCGTGTGGTGTCGGAAGTTGCGGCACGGTACGAGGCGATCGCGAACCCGACGTGGGCGATGCCGGCGGCCGCGGAGGTGATTACGACGCTTCGGAACCGGGATTTTCGCTTAGGAATCGTCAGCAATGCCCAGGTATTCACGATCGACTTGGTGCAAGTACTTGCCGGCGCAGCGTTGGCCGATGGCCCCTTCGATCTTGATCTGTGCGTGTTTTCAAACCGTTTTCGACAATCCAAGCCGGGCCCGCGGCTGTTCGATGTGCTGGTTCATGCGATGGAAAAAGCCGGAATCGCACCGGAGCAAGCGGTCTATGTCGGCAATGACATGCTGAATGACGTTTGGGCGGCCGGCAACGCGGGATTGAAGACGGCCTGGTATGCGGGTGATCGTCGTAGCTTGCGTGATCGCGCCAACGATCCGCGTTGTCGTGACAAAATCCCCGATCTCGTAGTGACCGAATTGACGCAGTTGTTAGATTGTCTTGGCTAG
- a CDS encoding arylsulfatase, with product MNLRKVAAVFCVAFSCFSVLAVQANADANDPNTKQPNIVFILCDDLGWGDLSVYDDNRSRGGKDFQTPSLDRMAQDGAQLRNHYCPAPVCAPSRASLLLGKHQGSAEIRDNQFDKQLPPQHSVASVLKSAGYRTAIIGKYGLQGDQRYALAENGTKPDQWPGYPTSRGFDEFLGYVRHVDGHLHYPAHAWELGNSDSHKEPKEVWHNDREISGDLTNCYTTDLFTAYAKHWISEQVSQDSDVPFFLYLAYDTPHAALQIPSCRYPESKGLNGGVQWTGKPGAMINTAKGPIDSYRYPQVTNQGWSDVEERFASMVLRIDDAVGDLLQTLKDLGIDQNTLVVLSSDNGPHHESYLADASYQPTSFRSYGPFDGTKRDVWEGGVRVPTVAYWPGKIPSGHVDQQPSQFHDWMATFADAANCPVPAGCDGVSLLPGLIRSGTRQDSTVYVEYSQNGRTPDYQDFQQRKRKQKRGQMQIVFVDGYKGVRLDIASHDDDFQIFDLESDPKELNNLAGSSDAISQVQQKMKDRVLRLRTMNESAKRPYDTALVPSMNVVDPKPGAIMEYQIGEFPYVPKELDSGHGRVYLTSYHRDRKELDVVNATAAVWFRGYLRVPDDGSYRFRVVGLDRVAARLHEMLLLEHDPPAGAGDSAEKDSVVESPPVHLASGMHPIAIGTVVHPGDSQWKLQWSFESGDWKDVSDDSFVIESE from the coding sequence ATGAATCTCAGAAAAGTCGCTGCCGTTTTTTGCGTTGCGTTTTCATGCTTTTCGGTACTGGCGGTCCAAGCGAACGCCGACGCAAACGATCCCAACACGAAACAACCAAACATTGTTTTCATCTTGTGTGATGATCTTGGTTGGGGCGATCTAAGCGTCTACGACGACAATCGATCACGTGGCGGCAAAGACTTTCAAACACCCTCGCTGGATCGGATGGCCCAGGACGGTGCACAACTGCGGAATCATTATTGTCCCGCGCCGGTTTGTGCCCCCAGTCGCGCTTCGCTGTTGTTGGGAAAGCACCAGGGATCGGCGGAGATCCGCGACAACCAATTCGATAAACAGCTACCGCCACAGCATTCCGTCGCGTCGGTACTGAAATCGGCCGGTTACCGCACCGCAATCATCGGCAAGTATGGTCTGCAAGGCGATCAGAGGTACGCGCTGGCCGAGAACGGAACCAAGCCCGACCAATGGCCGGGTTATCCGACCAGTCGTGGCTTTGATGAATTCTTGGGTTATGTCCGTCACGTCGACGGCCACCTCCATTATCCGGCCCATGCTTGGGAGTTGGGGAATTCGGACAGTCACAAAGAACCGAAAGAAGTCTGGCACAACGATCGCGAAATCAGTGGTGATTTGACCAACTGCTACACGACGGATCTTTTCACCGCCTACGCCAAGCATTGGATTTCCGAACAGGTCAGCCAAGATTCGGATGTTCCGTTTTTCTTGTACTTGGCCTATGACACGCCCCACGCCGCACTACAGATTCCCAGTTGTCGGTATCCCGAATCAAAGGGGCTGAACGGCGGTGTTCAGTGGACAGGCAAACCTGGGGCGATGATCAATACCGCGAAGGGACCGATCGACAGTTACCGTTATCCTCAAGTGACCAATCAAGGTTGGTCGGATGTGGAAGAACGATTCGCGTCGATGGTGTTGCGCATTGATGATGCCGTCGGCGACTTGCTTCAAACGCTGAAAGATCTAGGAATCGACCAAAACACGTTGGTGGTCCTTAGCAGCGACAATGGTCCGCACCATGAATCGTATTTGGCCGACGCATCGTACCAGCCCACATCGTTCCGTTCTTATGGTCCATTCGACGGTACCAAACGTGACGTGTGGGAAGGCGGCGTTCGTGTTCCCACCGTGGCCTATTGGCCGGGCAAGATCCCGTCTGGCCACGTCGATCAACAACCCAGCCAGTTCCACGACTGGATGGCTACGTTTGCCGATGCCGCCAATTGCCCCGTACCAGCGGGATGTGATGGCGTTTCCTTGTTGCCGGGATTGATCCGATCGGGAACACGGCAAGACAGCACGGTCTATGTGGAGTATTCACAGAATGGACGCACGCCCGATTATCAAGATTTTCAGCAGCGGAAACGCAAGCAGAAACGCGGGCAGATGCAGATCGTTTTTGTCGATGGCTATAAGGGCGTCCGTCTGGACATCGCCAGCCATGATGACGATTTCCAAATCTTCGACTTAGAGAGCGATCCAAAAGAGTTGAACAACTTGGCGGGCTCGTCAGATGCGATTTCTCAGGTTCAGCAGAAAATGAAAGACCGCGTTTTGCGATTGCGGACAATGAACGAAAGTGCCAAGCGGCCTTACGATACCGCTTTGGTCCCGTCAATGAATGTTGTCGATCCAAAGCCTGGTGCGATCATGGAGTATCAAATCGGAGAGTTTCCGTATGTGCCGAAAGAATTAGATTCTGGTCATGGACGCGTCTATCTGACGTCTTATCATCGTGACCGAAAAGAACTTGATGTGGTCAATGCCACCGCCGCCGTTTGGTTCCGTGGCTATCTGCGGGTGCCCGACGACGGAAGCTATCGATTTCGTGTTGTCGGGCTGGATCGCGTTGCCGCACGCCTGCACGAAATGCTGTTGTTGGAGCACGATCCGCCGGCGGGCGCAGGTGATTCGGCCGAAAAGGACTCGGTTGTTGAAAGCCCCCCGGTACACCTTGCGTCGGGAATGCATCCGATTGCCATCGGGACAGTGGTACACCCGGGTGATTCCCAGTGGAAACTGCAGTGGTCGTTTGAAAGCGGCGACTGGAAAGACGTATCCGACGATTCGTTTGTGATCGAATCGGAATGA
- a CDS encoding DNA-directed RNA polymerase subunit alpha C-terminal domain-containing protein, which yields MTRIPLSQADEQARLRRERMDLSIAEMKLTVRTTNCLEETGILTVRDLLNATPKRLLSISNFGEKTLEEVYGALEDLGFYRSGHRPDQPR from the coding sequence ATGACCCGCATTCCACTGAGCCAAGCGGACGAACAGGCCCGACTGCGTCGTGAGCGGATGGATCTGAGTATCGCGGAGATGAAGTTGACGGTTCGGACGACCAACTGTCTGGAAGAAACCGGCATTTTGACCGTCCGCGACCTGCTCAACGCGACGCCCAAGCGTCTGCTTAGCATCAGCAATTTCGGCGAAAAAACGCTGGAAGAAGTTTACGGTGCTTTGGAAGACCTGGGCTTTTACCGATCCGGCCATCGCCCGGATCAGCCCCGCTGA